In a genomic window of Vicinamibacterales bacterium:
- a CDS encoding DUF2255 family protein: protein MTDDEFRVIALGLTGASEGAHMGHPDFRADGRIFASLRGDGQRGMVKLTPDQQADFVRRSPGAFTPESGAWGRQGCTAVWLARADEEAVGEALTLARRNTAERAGPIAKRAATPAPGFAPAVVAAIAAAKILGVRAGANSTHRFIGVWPVVIGGRVYARSWSLKPAGWYRTFLEDPLGAIQVGRRTIRVRARPVRSARIRDAVERAYAAKYPTQGSRKYVRGFRSKRRREATVEFLPRAAAR, encoded by the coding sequence ATGACGGACGACGAGTTCCGTGTCATCGCGCTCGGATTGACGGGGGCGTCCGAAGGGGCCCACATGGGCCACCCGGATTTCCGCGCCGACGGCCGCATCTTCGCAAGCCTGCGCGGCGACGGACAGCGCGGCATGGTCAAGCTGACGCCCGATCAGCAGGCGGACTTCGTGCGCCGCAGCCCGGGCGCGTTCACGCCGGAGAGCGGCGCGTGGGGACGCCAGGGCTGCACGGCGGTCTGGCTGGCGCGTGCGGACGAAGAGGCCGTCGGCGAGGCGCTGACGCTGGCGCGGCGCAACACCGCCGAACGGGCGGGGCCGATCGCGAAACGCGCCGCGACGCCCGCTCCGGGGTTTGCGCCGGCGGTGGTCGCGGCGATCGCTGCCGCGAAAATTCTCGGCGTCCGCGCCGGCGCCAACTCGACCCACCGGTTCATCGGCGTGTGGCCGGTCGTGATCGGCGGCCGGGTGTATGCGCGGTCGTGGTCGCTCAAGCCGGCCGGCTGGTATCGCACGTTCCTCGAGGATCCGCTCGGCGCGATCCAAGTCGGGCGGCGGACCATTCGCGTGCGCGCGCGTCCGGTGCGGTCGGCGCGGATCAGGGACGCCGTCGAGCGCGCCTACGCCGCGAAGTATCCGACGCAGGGCTCGCGCAAGTACGTGCGCGGCTTCCGGTCGAAGCGGCGGCGC